DNA sequence from the Longimicrobium sp. genome:
CTGGCCGCCGGCAAGGGCGTGGTGGTGTGCGACGACACGGACCAGGCGCTCACCGCGCTGCGGGAAACGATGGAGGGCGGCGCATTCGGCGTGGCGGGCGCGGAGGTGGTGGTCGAGGAGCGGATGACCGGCGAGGAGCTGTCGGTGTTCGCCCTGACGGACGGCGAAGACGTGGTACCCATGGTCCCCGCGCAGGACCACAAGCGCGTGGGCGAGGGGGAGACGGGGCCCAACACGGGCGGAATGGGCGCCTATGCCCCGGTGTCGCTTGCCACGCCGGAGCTGATGGAGCGCGTGGAGCGCGAGATCCTGCGCCCCACCGTCGCCGCGATGGCGGCCGAGGGATGCCCCTTCCGCGGCCTGCTCTACGCGGGGCTGATGCTCACTCCCGACGGGCCCAAGGTGGTGGAGTTCAACTGCCGCTTCGGCGACCCGGAAACGCAGGTGGTGCTGCCCCTCCTGCGCTCGTCCCTGCTGGACCCGATCCTGGAGATCGCCCGCGGAGGCTCGCTCGCCGGGCTGCGCCTGGGATGGAGCCCGCAGGCCGCCGCCACCACCGTGCTGGCCTCCGGCGGCTACCCCGGCGACTACCCCAGCGGCGTGCCCATCCACCTCACCGCCGAGTTCCAGGGCAGCGACGACGTGATCGTCTTTCACGCGGGAACACGCCGTGCGGACGACGGCGCCCTGGTCACCGCCGGCGGCCGGGTCCTGGCCGTCACCGCCCTGGCCCCCACGGTGGCCGCCGCGGCGGAGCGCAGCCGGGCGGCGGCAGAGTCCATCCAGTTCGACGGAAAGCACTTCCGCCGCGACATCGGGTGGCGGGAAATCGAGCGCGCGAACTTCCATGCCTGAGCTTCCGGAAGTCGAAACCATCGTTCACGACCTGGCGGGGCTGCTTCCCGGTGCGCGAATCGGCGGCGTGGACGTGCTGCGGCCGGACCTGATCGACGGGGACGATCCGAACGCCTTCGCCGCGCGGCTGAAGGGGCGCACCGTGCACGACGTGGCGCGCCGGGCCAAGAACATCGTCGTAGGCTTGGGCGGCGAGCGGCTGATCGTGAACCTGGGGATGACGGGGCGGCTGCTGATGGCCAGGGCCGGGGACGAAGACCCCAGCCACCTGGGTGTGCGGCTTTCCCTGGCG
Encoded proteins:
- the purD gene encoding phosphoribosylamine--glycine ligase: MKILVVGNGGREHALLWKLRRDAPNAELFITRGNGGTDALATSIPLDAGELQSLAGWAEQNQIDLTIVGPEAPLAEGIADHFGNHRLPVFGPSKQAARIESSKAFAKGLMARHGIPTAAFQVFTALSDAEDYVRSLTGPVVVKASGLAAGKGVVVCDDTDQALTALRETMEGGAFGVAGAEVVVEERMTGEELSVFALTDGEDVVPMVPAQDHKRVGEGETGPNTGGMGAYAPVSLATPELMERVEREILRPTVAAMAAEGCPFRGLLYAGLMLTPDGPKVVEFNCRFGDPETQVVLPLLRSSLLDPILEIARGGSLAGLRLGWSPQAAATTVLASGGYPGDYPSGVPIHLTAEFQGSDDVIVFHAGTRRADDGALVTAGGRVLAVTALAPTVAAAAERSRAAAESIQFDGKHFRRDIGWREIERANFHA